A window from Exiguobacterium marinum DSM 16307 encodes these proteins:
- a CDS encoding PTS sugar transporter subunit IIB, producing the protein MNILLVCSAGMSTSILVEKMRKEAATRGLDASIDAIPESRLKEQTNVDVILIGPQVRYLEGKIKSSVDVPVAVIDNMAYGMMKGDLVLDQALGLVNA; encoded by the coding sequence ATGAACATCTTACTCGTCTGCTCGGCAGGAATGTCGACATCAATCTTAGTGGAAAAAATGCGGAAAGAAGCTGCTACACGCGGACTCGATGCATCGATTGACGCGATTCCAGAGTCTCGTTTGAAAGAACAGACGAACGTCGACGTCATCTTGATTGGACCACAAGTCCGCTACCTCGAAGGGAAAATCAAATCGTCCGTCGACGTCCCGGTGGCGGTCATCGACAACATGGCGTATGGAATGATGAAAGGGGACCTGGTCCTCGACCAGGCACTCGGTCTCGTCAATGCCTAA
- a CDS encoding methyl-accepting chemotaxis protein, whose product MLYNLSSLHNATSRYEEMIAKDVMRMKAADALSLGMTRQAYGLRGYMLNQDSSHLDKERLGSTGKEAALRELITLANSKKEKESFEKLLEFALNYDELSEELVAAIDAGNEREVDRLGLEEMPDVTVFITEQGEMIQESTAADMLTKKDELEQYSDKALYYAAIIAIVIFVMTTLAGYGLYVMVTRPLRQLAKQVDIVAQGDLTGNDLMVYTQDEVGQLMTGFNRMKGNLRELIERVTQNAQEITAQSEELYASTEEMASQTEETTRLIDRVVEDTVAQAKEATGTSQAVAAADEGIGRIAGSIGSIDDDVSQSLKLAEEGGATMTQAKDEVLALERETRLTGESISELKQQSDEIALITEVIQSITDQTNLLALNAAIEAARAGEQGKGFAVVAEEVRKLAEQSKQSATQIAGLIESIQAQSNAVLDQHVVSAKRVETNTLLLERATRAFEQIVRQLETSVDNTSHIRIASHEIAETTRQVATSSLQMSQDSEGMADTMRTVGETADSQLAMIQELNGVAESLGNMTSDLQTLIGRFTT is encoded by the coding sequence ATGTTATACAATTTGTCGTCACTTCACAATGCAACAAGCCGGTACGAAGAAATGATTGCAAAAGATGTTATGCGAATGAAAGCGGCTGACGCACTATCACTCGGAATGACACGTCAAGCTTACGGGTTGAGAGGGTACATGTTAAATCAGGATTCGTCTCATTTAGACAAAGAACGATTGGGCTCGACCGGAAAAGAAGCGGCATTACGTGAGTTGATTACATTGGCAAACTCGAAAAAAGAGAAAGAATCCTTTGAAAAACTTCTTGAGTTTGCTCTTAACTACGACGAACTATCAGAAGAACTCGTAGCGGCGATCGATGCCGGGAACGAAAGAGAGGTGGATCGTCTCGGACTTGAAGAAATGCCGGATGTTACTGTTTTCATCACTGAGCAAGGTGAAATGATTCAAGAAAGTACAGCAGCTGACATGCTGACGAAAAAGGACGAACTTGAACAGTATAGTGACAAAGCGCTGTATTATGCGGCAATCATAGCAATCGTTATATTTGTCATGACGACACTAGCCGGATATGGATTGTACGTCATGGTGACGCGACCGCTTCGTCAGTTAGCGAAACAAGTGGACATTGTGGCCCAGGGAGATTTGACAGGAAATGATTTAATGGTTTACACGCAAGACGAAGTCGGGCAATTGATGACCGGCTTCAATCGCATGAAAGGCAACTTGCGCGAACTCATTGAACGAGTCACACAAAACGCACAAGAAATCACAGCGCAGTCGGAAGAACTGTACGCGAGCACGGAAGAGATGGCCTCGCAGACAGAGGAGACGACACGTCTCATCGATCGTGTCGTGGAAGACACGGTCGCGCAAGCTAAAGAAGCGACAGGAACGTCTCAAGCTGTAGCTGCTGCAGATGAAGGGATTGGTCGGATTGCCGGTTCAATCGGCTCGATTGACGATGACGTATCACAGAGTTTGAAGCTAGCCGAAGAAGGGGGCGCGACGATGACCCAGGCGAAAGACGAAGTGCTCGCACTGGAACGGGAGACACGTCTGACAGGAGAATCGATTTCGGAACTGAAGCAACAGTCCGATGAGATCGCCCTTATTACCGAGGTCATCCAATCGATCACGGACCAGACGAACTTATTGGCATTGAATGCGGCCATCGAAGCGGCACGTGCCGGCGAACAAGGGAAAGGCTTCGCCGTCGTCGCAGAAGAAGTACGTAAACTTGCCGAGCAGTCGAAGCAGTCGGCGACACAAATCGCCGGGTTAATCGAGTCGATTCAAGCACAATCGAATGCCGTCCTCGACCAACACGTCGTCAGTGCGAAACGCGTCGAGACGAACACGTTGTTGCTCGAACGGGCGACACGTGCGTTCGAACAGATCGTAAGGCAGCTCGAGACATCGGTCGACAATACGTCACACATTCGTATCGCTTCGCATGAAATTGCGGAGACAACGAGACAAGTCGCAACATCTTCTCTTCAAATGTCACAAGACAGTGAAGGGATGGCTGACACGATGCGTACGGTCGGCGAGACGGCTGATTCCCAACTCGCCATGATCCAAGAGTTGAACGGGGTCGCCGAGTCGCTCGGCAATATGACGAGTGACCTGCAGACGTTGATTGGACGGTTCACGACTTAA
- a CDS encoding PTS sugar transporter subunit IIC → MNKFIEIAGRIGSQRHLVAIRDGFVSVMPLIIVGSLAVLINNFPAVNIGGFSLDFVGSMNSMFGEGNWQGLGGSIWNASFAILGLLIAFSIGYNLARSYGIDGLAAGILSLASYIMLVPVTADWGLNFAWLGAQGLFVAIIVSIVVTEMFRYLINTKLTIKMPEGVPGGVTRSFQALIPSMIILTVVAGFQLFMTLVVELSVFEVIFKAIQQPLQGFGDSLPAALLIAFLNHILWFFGLHGTNIIGSVIEPVYLPLIEQNLAAFQAGTSAFDVPYTVTKPFLDAFVFMGGSGTTFALLLAIFIVVRKQRNHPYHQVAKLSTPASLFNINEPVIFGLPIVLNPIMLVPFILVPVTLTIISYVALSTGMVPKTVAIVPWTTPPIISGYLVTGGSVRGILLQIVNLSIATAMYIPFVMAGAKAMTAEINKNKATTEEGEKIS, encoded by the coding sequence ATGAACAAGTTTATTGAAATCGCGGGACGTATCGGGTCCCAAAGGCACTTAGTCGCCATCCGTGACGGATTCGTTTCCGTCATGCCACTCATCATCGTCGGGTCGCTCGCGGTCCTCATCAACAACTTCCCAGCCGTCAACATCGGTGGTTTCTCACTCGACTTCGTCGGGTCGATGAACAGTATGTTCGGCGAAGGCAATTGGCAAGGTCTCGGCGGTAGCATTTGGAATGCATCCTTCGCGATACTCGGGCTCCTGATCGCCTTCTCGATCGGGTATAACTTGGCCCGTTCATACGGGATTGACGGGCTCGCAGCGGGTATTTTGTCGCTCGCCTCATACATCATGCTCGTACCGGTCACGGCTGACTGGGGTCTCAACTTCGCATGGCTCGGCGCCCAAGGGCTCTTCGTTGCCATCATCGTATCGATTGTCGTTACAGAAATGTTCCGCTACCTCATCAATACAAAACTGACGATCAAGATGCCAGAAGGTGTACCAGGTGGGGTCACTCGTTCATTCCAAGCGCTCATCCCATCGATGATCATCTTGACCGTCGTCGCAGGATTCCAGCTCTTCATGACGCTCGTCGTCGAACTCAGTGTATTTGAAGTCATCTTTAAAGCAATCCAACAACCGCTCCAAGGATTCGGCGACTCACTCCCGGCTGCCTTGCTCATCGCCTTCTTGAACCACATCCTTTGGTTCTTCGGGCTTCACGGGACGAACATCATCGGCTCGGTCATCGAACCGGTCTATCTCCCGCTCATCGAGCAAAACTTGGCTGCCTTCCAAGCCGGAACATCGGCATTTGATGTACCGTACACGGTCACAAAACCGTTCTTGGATGCGTTCGTCTTCATGGGTGGATCGGGTACGACGTTCGCACTCTTACTCGCCATCTTCATCGTCGTCCGCAAACAACGGAATCACCCGTATCACCAAGTCGCCAAACTGTCGACACCAGCCAGTCTCTTTAACATCAACGAACCGGTCATCTTCGGTCTTCCGATCGTATTGAACCCGATCATGCTCGTACCGTTCATCCTAGTACCGGTCACGCTCACGATTATCTCGTACGTCGCGCTCTCAACAGGTATGGTTCCGAAGACGGTCGCCATCGTCCCTTGGACAACGCCACCAATCATCAGTGGATATTTGGTCACGGGTGGTAGCGTCCGCGGTATCTTGCTTCAAATCGTCAACTTGTCGATTGCGACAGCAATGTATATTCCATTCGTCATGGCAGGAGCGAAAGCAATGACCGCCGAAATCAATAAAAATAAAGCTACAACTGAGGAAGGAGAAAAGATTTCGTGA
- a CDS encoding 6-phospho-beta-glucosidase, producing MAVKVVIIGGGSSYTPEIIEGLIDRQATFPVREIVLVDIEEGREKLEIVGRLAERMIEKSNAEITLSWTLDRRAALVGADFVSTQIRVGGLKARALDERIPLKHGFIGQETNGAGGLFKAFRTIPVLIDLANEVAEICPDAWLVNFTNPAGIVTEAVLKHSSHKKVIGVCNIPFNMRNSVAEILETPVERVAIEFIGLNHFVFGRHVWVDGVDRTNDVLASLNAGNDYSPANIVGLGWSESFLSSLGMLPNPYHQYYFQTKDVLKKDLEAYEQNGTRAEVVQQVEAQLFEKYKDVDLAVKPEELEKRGGAYYSDAACNLMDSIHNDRGDIQTVNTLNNGTIRDLPDDAVIEVNAVITKSGPRPISIGALPLPIRGLITNLKTFEQLAIQAAVSGTYEDAYLACLMNPLIQDEKRIDPLLKELFTAHEAYLPQFKKEVYS from the coding sequence ATGGCAGTCAAGGTCGTCATCATCGGCGGTGGATCCAGTTACACCCCGGAAATCATCGAAGGATTGATCGATCGACAAGCAACGTTCCCCGTTCGGGAAATCGTGCTCGTCGATATCGAAGAAGGGAGGGAGAAACTAGAGATCGTCGGTCGTCTCGCAGAGCGGATGATCGAGAAGTCAAACGCTGAAATCACACTCAGTTGGACGCTCGACCGAAGAGCCGCACTCGTCGGCGCAGATTTTGTATCCACACAGATTCGGGTCGGTGGACTGAAGGCACGCGCGCTCGATGAACGCATCCCGCTAAAGCATGGCTTCATCGGGCAAGAGACGAACGGCGCAGGTGGATTATTCAAAGCATTCCGTACCATCCCTGTCTTGATCGACTTGGCAAACGAAGTCGCCGAGATTTGTCCGGATGCCTGGCTCGTCAACTTCACCAATCCGGCGGGCATCGTCACCGAGGCCGTACTCAAGCACTCATCTCATAAGAAGGTCATCGGTGTCTGCAACATCCCGTTCAACATGCGAAACTCGGTCGCCGAGATTCTCGAGACACCTGTCGAACGAGTCGCGATTGAATTTATCGGATTGAACCACTTCGTCTTCGGCCGTCACGTATGGGTCGACGGGGTGGACCGGACGAATGACGTCCTCGCCTCGCTCAACGCAGGCAACGACTACTCGCCGGCGAACATCGTCGGGCTCGGTTGGAGCGAATCGTTCCTATCGTCACTCGGCATGTTACCGAACCCGTATCATCAGTACTACTTCCAGACGAAAGATGTGTTGAAAAAAGACCTCGAAGCGTACGAACAAAACGGCACCCGTGCCGAAGTCGTGCAACAAGTCGAGGCGCAGTTGTTCGAGAAATACAAAGACGTCGATCTCGCCGTCAAACCGGAAGAGCTTGAAAAACGTGGAGGCGCCTACTATTCAGACGCTGCCTGCAACTTGATGGACTCGATTCACAACGACCGCGGTGACATCCAGACGGTCAACACGCTCAATAACGGCACAATTCGGGATTTACCAGACGATGCGGTCATCGAAGTGAACGCCGTCATCACGAAGTCCGGTCCTCGCCCAATCTCCATCGGCGCGTTGCCGCTCCCGATCCGTGGACTCATCACGAACTTAAAAACGTTTGAACAGCTCGCCATCCAAGCGGCTGTATCCGGCACGTACGAGGACGCCTATCTTGCCTGCCTCATGAACCCGCTCATCCAGGACGAGAAACGGATCGACCCGCTTCTTAAGGAGCTGTTCACAGCGCACGAGGCGTACCTACCCCAATTCAAGAAGGAGGTCTATTCATGA
- a CDS encoding carbohydrate deacetylase, translating into MPKTFVLVNADDFGLTTGVNAGTLDSHVNGIVNSATMIMNGYAVGEAVRLANQHPSLRVGVHLVLSWGKPLAETSTPLTKEDGTFRYTSRFLTEDLPDPELVYLEWKAQIEAFLATGLPLDHLDSHHHIHGWPVLHDVIIRLAEEYDTTFRALTNLGTRRDLWVTERFSDQFYADGVSHATLDAIEPGGSIEVMVHPADLDDRLPNATSYLVPRLLEKQVLVDYERPDWWA; encoded by the coding sequence ATGCCTAAAACGTTCGTTCTCGTCAACGCCGATGATTTCGGATTGACGACGGGTGTGAACGCCGGCACGCTCGACAGTCATGTGAATGGAATCGTCAATTCGGCGACGATGATCATGAACGGGTATGCCGTCGGAGAAGCGGTCAGACTCGCGAACCAACATCCGTCGCTCCGCGTCGGGGTCCATCTCGTCTTGTCCTGGGGCAAGCCGCTCGCCGAGACGAGTACCCCTCTCACGAAAGAAGACGGCACGTTCCGCTACACGAGCCGCTTCTTGACTGAAGACTTGCCTGACCCGGAACTCGTCTATTTGGAGTGGAAAGCCCAAATCGAAGCGTTCCTTGCGACCGGACTCCCGCTCGACCATCTCGACAGCCACCATCACATTCACGGCTGGCCGGTCCTCCATGACGTCATCATTCGCCTCGCCGAAGAATACGACACGACGTTTCGGGCCTTAACGAATCTCGGGACGCGCCGGGACTTGTGGGTGACCGAACGGTTCAGTGATCAGTTCTACGCGGACGGTGTCTCCCATGCGACGCTCGATGCCATCGAACCAGGAGGATCCATCGAAGTGATGGTCCATCCGGCCGACCTCGATGATCGTCTTCCAAACGCCACCTCATACCTCGTACCACGCCTCCTCGAAAAACAGGTGTTGGTCGACTATGAACGCCCCGATTGGTGGGCATGA
- a CDS encoding AAA family ATPase, whose product MKFIILFGPQAVGKMTVGQALADKTGLKLFHNHMTIDLVGPFFNYGTPEGKRLVQHFRQELFEAVAKSDLPGMIFTFVWAFDMQEDWDYVKKVTDLFESHGADIYYVELEAEIEERLARNTTENRLTHKPSKRDIAWSEAELKQTATMYRLNSRPGELDVEHYLRIDNTNLSPEETATQIQQAFYL is encoded by the coding sequence ATGAAATTTATCATCTTATTCGGTCCGCAAGCCGTCGGCAAGATGACGGTCGGTCAGGCGCTCGCCGATAAAACCGGACTGAAATTATTCCACAACCATATGACGATCGACCTCGTCGGACCGTTCTTCAATTACGGGACGCCTGAAGGGAAGCGACTCGTCCAACACTTTCGCCAAGAACTGTTCGAGGCGGTCGCCAAGAGTGATTTACCCGGCATGATTTTCACGTTCGTCTGGGCGTTCGACATGCAGGAGGACTGGGATTACGTGAAGAAGGTGACGGACTTGTTCGAGTCACACGGGGCGGACATTTACTACGTCGAGCTCGAGGCCGAGATAGAGGAACGCCTCGCGCGCAATACGACGGAGAACCGCCTCACGCATAAACCGTCGAAGCGCGATATTGCCTGGTCCGAAGCGGAACTGAAACAGACGGCGACGATGTATCGGTTGAACTCACGTCCAGGGGAATTAGACGTCGAGCATTATCTCCGGATCGATAACACGAACTTAAGTCCAGAAGAGACGGCGACACAGATTCAACAGGCATTTTACCTATGA
- a CDS encoding DUF2922 family protein, translating to MTDTKLEISFLDAFHKVVRFRLNNVEQPIDAQKVEALADFMVANDPLAKNVMEWTEIKMIEGTQTVLSVK from the coding sequence ATGACTGACACAAAACTTGAAATCTCATTTTTAGATGCATTCCATAAAGTCGTACGTTTCCGCTTGAACAACGTAGAGCAACCGATCGACGCTCAAAAAGTAGAGGCACTCGCCGACTTCATGGTCGCTAACGATCCGCTCGCGAAAAATGTGATGGAATGGACCGAAATCAAGATGATTGAAGGCACGCAAACAGTGTTGAGCGTGAAATAA
- a CDS encoding PTS lactose/cellobiose transporter subunit IIA, with protein sequence MKTETIQELSFMIILHAGNARSSAFEAIAAAKRGEADEATAKLKEADAAFLDAHKLQTELLQEEARGTTSDMSVLLVHAQDHLMTAMTVKELAVEMIDMITRLNRLEETT encoded by the coding sequence GTGAAAACCGAAACCATCCAAGAACTCTCGTTTATGATTATCTTGCATGCTGGGAATGCCCGTTCATCTGCTTTCGAGGCCATCGCCGCTGCGAAACGCGGTGAGGCGGACGAGGCGACGGCAAAGTTGAAAGAAGCCGATGCGGCCTTCTTAGACGCTCATAAACTTCAAACTGAACTGTTACAAGAAGAGGCACGGGGGACGACGAGCGACATGAGCGTCCTCCTCGTCCACGCGCAAGACCATCTTATGACGGCGATGACTGTGAAAGAGCTCGCCGTCGAAATGATTGATATGATCACCCGTTTGAATCGATTGGAGGAAACGACATGA
- a CDS encoding methyl-accepting chemotaxis protein: MAWKSTWSKALSRIKRKPTWTWKPTLKWKRREKRERTTSFGPNIGKNLTIRQKLWGLVLISLVMVIGVGGYALFSMSDANRQADDIVNNWNKGLDYAHELNTLAANYRTLELDHIVSDDATMKEELMTQMKEIRDEINTIAPKYEGRAVNAEDKELFNNFSRQWEMYQRVSDNMLTFSSTGNTGMARSYYDAQSQSTYDNFTQKLANLVDYNSEGSQRVGQNMEREFMQSLMALIAVTVGAVAILLFLGFSLLRSIIRPMQTLQTRFDELATQGGDLTMTIPVTSNDEIAQVSRSFNTFLGTLREIMIDVDETAKVVLSSSKDVSAEVTQLSHYMEETSGTVEELTAGMEETAASSQEMSASTTEMGSSIDSIVDLSNESADTANRVETRAHEMREQAVVSKTEAVTIIEKKQVELAEAIKGAQSVEEIRVLTTAILTIADQTNLLALNASIEAARAGDAGRGFAVVASEIRKLAENSRQTVNEIRDVSNTVIDSVERLNTSSEDMLTFLNTKVMADYDRLEDAATQYEQDATVFGETAKTFEGNALQLRHMTDNILGVIQEVATTVTEGADGTQSISEKVQLSVERFNDVQTKMNETEKRATELSNRVAQFKL; encoded by the coding sequence ATGGCATGGAAATCAACATGGTCTAAGGCACTCAGCCGGATCAAACGAAAACCGACATGGACGTGGAAACCGACACTCAAATGGAAGCGTAGAGAGAAGCGTGAACGCACGACATCTTTCGGACCGAATATTGGAAAGAATTTGACGATTCGTCAAAAGTTATGGGGACTCGTCCTCATCTCACTCGTCATGGTCATTGGCGTCGGCGGTTACGCGCTATTTTCAATGAGTGACGCGAACCGTCAAGCGGACGACATCGTCAACAACTGGAATAAAGGGCTCGATTACGCTCACGAACTTAATACGCTCGCCGCAAACTACAGAACGCTCGAGCTCGACCATATCGTCTCAGATGATGCGACGATGAAAGAAGAACTCATGACGCAGATGAAAGAGATTCGTGATGAAATCAATACGATTGCACCGAAGTATGAAGGACGTGCTGTAAACGCAGAGGACAAAGAGCTGTTTAATAACTTCTCGCGTCAATGGGAGATGTATCAGCGCGTCTCCGACAACATGTTGACATTCAGTTCGACAGGCAACACGGGGATGGCACGTTCATATTATGATGCTCAATCACAATCGACATATGATAACTTCACACAAAAATTAGCCAATCTCGTCGACTACAACTCAGAAGGGTCACAACGTGTCGGTCAAAACATGGAACGAGAATTCATGCAGTCCCTTATGGCGTTGATTGCCGTGACGGTCGGGGCCGTGGCGATTCTCTTATTCTTAGGGTTCAGTTTGTTACGTTCAATCATTCGACCGATGCAAACGTTGCAGACACGCTTTGATGAACTCGCGACACAAGGTGGGGATTTGACGATGACGATTCCCGTCACGTCAAACGACGAAATCGCACAAGTCAGTCGTTCGTTCAACACGTTCCTCGGTACACTTCGTGAAATCATGATCGATGTCGATGAGACGGCGAAAGTCGTTCTCTCGTCTTCTAAAGACGTATCCGCCGAAGTGACACAACTCAGTCACTATATGGAAGAGACGTCTGGAACGGTCGAAGAATTGACGGCAGGCATGGAAGAGACGGCGGCCTCTTCTCAAGAAATGAGTGCTTCGACGACAGAGATGGGCAGTTCGATTGACTCCATCGTCGACTTATCGAATGAGAGTGCCGATACGGCGAACCGTGTCGAGACACGGGCGCACGAGATGCGGGAACAAGCCGTCGTCTCGAAGACAGAGGCTGTGACCATCATTGAGAAGAAACAAGTCGAGCTCGCGGAAGCTATTAAAGGGGCCCAATCGGTCGAAGAGATTCGCGTCTTGACGACGGCCATTCTTACAATCGCCGACCAGACGAACTTACTCGCACTGAACGCGTCGATTGAAGCGGCACGGGCAGGAGATGCCGGACGCGGATTTGCGGTCGTCGCATCGGAAATTCGTAAACTTGCGGAGAACTCACGTCAGACGGTCAACGAGATTCGTGACGTATCGAACACCGTCATCGATTCGGTCGAACGACTCAATACGAGTTCGGAGGACATGTTGACCTTCTTGAACACGAAAGTCATGGCAGACTACGATCGTCTCGAAGATGCTGCGACGCAATATGAACAGGACGCGACGGTATTCGGTGAGACGGCGAAGACGTTTGAAGGCAATGCCCTTCAACTTCGTCACATGACGGACAACATTCTCGGTGTGATACAGGAAGTGGCAACGACCGTGACAGAAGGTGCGGACGGGACGCAGTCCATTTCGGAGAAAGTTCAACTATCGGTTGAGCGCTTCAATGATGTGCAAACGAAGATGAATGAAACTGAGAAACGCGCGACAGAACTATCGAATCGTGTGGCACAATTCAAGCTATAA
- a CDS encoding SDR family NAD(P)-dependent oxidoreductase, with protein sequence MKYTVITGASSGIGYEAAKLLAEKGKSLVLVARRKEELESLRDEIKSISPDCDVIIKSTDLSYSENVYGLYESLADLDIETWVNNAGFGDAGQIKDVDLGKIENMIRLNIEALTVLSSLYVRDYHDVEGAQLLNVSSVGGYRIVPNSVTYCATKFYVSAYTEGLAQELKQNGAKLRAKVLAPAATETSFADRARDTEGFDYSENVAKYHTAREMAEFLYDLLEGDEVVGIVDPEDYSFSLRGPIKPYAG encoded by the coding sequence ATGAAGTATACGGTCATTACAGGAGCCAGTTCAGGAATCGGGTATGAAGCAGCGAAACTGCTCGCCGAAAAAGGAAAGTCGCTCGTGCTCGTCGCAAGACGAAAAGAAGAGCTCGAGTCGCTGCGTGATGAGATCAAATCCATCTCGCCTGATTGCGACGTCATCATCAAATCGACCGATCTGTCTTACAGCGAGAACGTCTACGGTCTCTATGAATCGCTCGCGGACCTCGATATCGAGACGTGGGTCAACAACGCTGGGTTTGGGGATGCCGGACAAATCAAAGATGTGGATTTAGGTAAGATTGAAAACATGATTCGTTTGAACATCGAGGCGCTCACCGTCTTGTCTAGCCTATATGTCCGGGACTATCACGACGTCGAAGGGGCGCAACTGTTGAACGTGTCGTCTGTCGGGGGATATCGCATCGTCCCGAACTCGGTCACATATTGTGCGACGAAGTTTTATGTGAGTGCATATACGGAAGGGCTCGCACAGGAATTGAAGCAGAATGGTGCCAAACTTCGAGCAAAAGTGCTCGCACCGGCTGCAACGGAGACGAGTTTCGCCGACCGGGCACGCGATACGGAAGGATTCGACTACAGCGAGAACGTCGCGAAGTATCACACGGCGCGCGAGATGGCAGAGTTCTTATATGACTTGCTTGAAGGGGACGAAGTCGTCGGGATTGTCGACCCCGAGGATTATTCGTTCAGCCTACGCGGACCGATTAAACCGTATGCCGGATAA
- a CDS encoding serine protease family protein has translation MTCPHCGKKTRSKTVCPTCGRRSRRTIWLFATPFAIALIAFVTYIGHAYFTDMLRSTDSLADQVDLRIGEDTVSADEATPVDFDTLRESLFTVSYGTGFLVSSRDVVTAASNVAGLTNIIMYHDGVAVSGTVVGRTNLIAVVRIEETEHTPFLFTQAIAAEDETLTTLTMKERINGTVTFAENGYIRNFDLPRHGYGSPLLSASGRIVAIHLRGIALPTALFERDVRTFIEKDAPAPPPVELAPVEPVTPDLTDEPVYIPQTPSVPETSPESPPITEPEVPVEEEVEEEVVEEMEPTTSEVTPEEPAEPPSEPEEPTDPPETEDPIEDDPPVTEPEEPTEPEEPAEPEEPTTLEPSGEEDSIIEDTPEDPIEEENDTSTPSE, from the coding sequence GTGACTTGTCCCCACTGCGGAAAGAAGACACGATCGAAAACGGTCTGTCCGACGTGTGGCCGTCGCTCACGTCGCACGATTTGGTTATTTGCCACCCCATTCGCTATCGCACTCATTGCTTTTGTCACCTACATCGGACACGCCTATTTCACAGATATGTTACGTTCGACTGACTCGCTCGCAGACCAAGTCGACTTACGAATCGGCGAAGATACCGTTTCCGCTGATGAAGCGACACCCGTCGACTTCGATACGTTGCGAGAGAGCCTTTTCACCGTCAGTTACGGGACGGGATTTTTGGTGAGCTCACGCGATGTCGTCACGGCCGCCTCGAACGTGGCCGGTTTGACGAACATCATCATGTATCATGACGGAGTGGCCGTCTCCGGCACCGTCGTCGGTCGCACGAATCTGATTGCCGTCGTTCGCATCGAAGAGACAGAACATACACCATTCTTATTCACGCAAGCCATCGCCGCGGAGGACGAGACGCTGACGACGCTGACGATGAAAGAACGAATCAACGGCACAGTCACTTTTGCTGAGAACGGCTATATTCGGAACTTTGATTTGCCACGTCATGGGTATGGTAGTCCGCTCCTTTCGGCATCCGGGCGAATCGTTGCCATCCATTTACGTGGAATCGCATTGCCGACCGCATTATTTGAACGGGACGTTCGAACATTCATTGAAAAAGATGCGCCGGCTCCACCACCGGTCGAACTTGCACCGGTTGAGCCCGTCACGCCTGACTTGACCGACGAACCTGTCTATATTCCACAAACGCCAAGCGTTCCAGAGACTTCACCCGAATCACCGCCTATCACTGAACCGGAAGTCCCGGTTGAGGAAGAAGTCGAAGAAGAGGTCGTGGAAGAAATGGAACCGACGACATCTGAAGTGACGCCGGAAGAACCTGCGGAACCACCGAGTGAACCAGAGGAACCGACGGATCCACCAGAAACGGAAGATCCGATCGAAGACGATCCTCCTGTAACGGAACCAGAGGAACCGACCGAGCCGGAAGAGCCAGCGGAGCCGGAAGAACCGACGACGCTCGAACCAAGTGGTGAGGAAGATTCGATTATCGAAGACACTCCGGAAGATCCGATTGAAGAAGAAAACGACACAAGCACCCCATCTGAATGA